ATTTGCTCCAACCAATCTATGACGAGCCAGCCATCCCCGATTTTGATTGTACAACAACCGAATCGCCGTCCGATCGAGACGAGAGGTGCTCGACTACGTGTTTGGCATCTCGGCCGACCCCACAAAGTATCTCCGACGATGCAGCGTATAGGAACAACAGCCCGACGAAATACAATCCCGGTTCGTCCGCCACGATACCCCGATAGTGGTTCGGCTCCATCGGATCGTCACCCTCGAAGATCGAGAGGTCAATCCAGGAGAAGTCAGGACGATATCCCGTGGACCAGATGATGTTCTCAACTTCTAACACGTGGTCATCTCCGATCAGAGGCAGGCCGTCTCGTACCCCAACCGTTCTCGGGACACGTTCGATACCCGCCGCGACCAAATCTTCGGGTTTGGTCCGCACTAGAATGGTGCCCTGGGAGAGAAACTTCGGTCGTACCTTCCGGCCGATGGGCGTGTCCATGGTCAAGACGCGGTGGAAGAGGAACCGCAGCACAAATGGAACACCGAAGTGCCGTCCCACGAATGAGTCAATGTGGAACGGGACGTGTCCAACGTCCCGTCCGGACAGCCAAGTGGAGTGATCATTCACCGCCTCTAAGGCGATTTCGGCACCTGAGTTACCCGCACCCACGACCAGAACTCCCCCATCTTGCAACTGGCTGGGGTTACGATATTCACTGGAATGCAACTGGATGATGTCTGAATTCAACTCTTTAGCGAAGTCTGGCACCAGGGGAACCTGGTGTGTCGCCATAGCCACCACTACATTATCGGCAAGGAAGTGTCGCTCGCCCGCCTCAACAACGAATCTGCCCTCTTCTTTCGTGAGATGATCAACTCTGACGCCCAGCTCGACCGGCAGCTCAAATCGTTTCGCATACGCTTCTAAATAGTCGGCCATCTCGTCTTTGGTGGGGAACGCATCCGGTGGGCCCGGGAAGGACATACCGGGAAGGCCGCTGTAGCGGGCGGGGGTAAACAGCCGTAGTGAGTCCCACCGGTTTCGCCAAGCGTCTCCAATTCGCGTGCCTGCATCGAGGATAACGAAGTCGATCGCCTTCTTCTTCAGATAGTATCCGGTTACCAGTCCGGCTTGGCCCCACCAATAACGACGGTGTTATAACTCTCAGTCATGGCTTCACTTCCTTGGATATCGCTGTCGACCGGTGTTGGTAGATTTCGTCGGAAAAGGAAACCGCAGTTAGTGCTGTGGCCCCTACGGTGGCTCGTTCTCGTTTGCATGCCCACACAGCCACACGTGGTTCATCGACGGTCATGTTTCCTCGAATTCCTATACGCCCACCAGCAACATATAAATGTCTTGTGAAATATTTCACCCCGTGAAGATAGCGAACTTCGCCACACGTACTTGAAGGCGTTCACTGTCCTCTGGACATCAATGTTCGCCATCGTGGTCGCCGTGGGTGTATTATCTCCGTCGGTGTCTGGGTTTGACTACGTGCGGGTGAACTACCCACGCGAATGCAACGAGTAGGCGATCAGTAAAACGCCGAGGAACTGAAACAGCCGCGTGATGAGTGTGAGCAATTGTTGATACTGCAGAGCGAGGTAGCCCTCCCGAAGTAGCAATGAGCCGACAAAGGCGATACTGAACGCAACAGCCGTGAGAAAAAACAGGCCGATGGAGAGCGCTTGCATCGTTCGGCTATCGTGGCGACGATACCCACGGTAGGCTTGATATCCTACATATCCGCCGACGAGTGTCGATCCGATGGCGAGCGCGATGATAATCCAGTCAACAACGGCGGCCATAGGTGCCATTTCAGAGATCCTCCCACATTTTCTTGAAGCGGTCGGCGGTGTCGCTCTCCCGTTCACCGGGGAACGATTCGTCTGTACGCGTCACAACTGCCTCGAAAGATCCGGTGTCCAACTCGAGACAGACCTCCGATAACGTAGCCGTATAAACGCTATAGTGGTTGTTGTCGGTTCGAATCTTGGTCTGTTCTTCGAGGAGCCCAAATGCTTGTAATCGGTCCACTCGGCGGTAGACCGTCGGTGGAGACATCTCACATTCGTCGGCGAGCTGTTGTGCGGACATTGGTTTGATACTTGTTGCTGCGAGGATATCTCGGGCGTACTCGTCACTGAGGACGTCAAGAAGCTTACCCAGCGCAGGATCCTCACTCACGTTTCGGTCGAAAGATTGCCTGTCGGTGTAAAAGACCCATGGATTTTAAACGTGAAAGGTCGCGGCGATCGATTTCGCGAGTATGGCAGGGTGGTATCGTGCTACTGTGGGAGGGCACGTGCGTCAGCGGTAACCGCGATGGGAGGTCTCGTGCTGTCAGAGGCCACATTACCATACTACCAGTGTGGGAGCACGTTGTTTGATCGTTGGATCCCATCGCATTTCGATGGACGAACCGGTGGATAATATAAAAGTAGGGCGAGTTTCTGACCCAGAAATTCGCGTGGTATCAGGCTGGACAGCCGACCGACTGGCCAACTTCGATCATACGATCCGTTTTGACACCTGTTCCCCGGACGGTGTAGCCGTAGCCATTGCAGTTCCACGAGAGTGAGGTGGTCGGCCCGTAGTCGAAGGTTGCCGGTTGGCCGTTGAGCGTCACGTCTTGCTCGTCGGGATCGATGTTGAGGGTGTAGTTAAACTTCGCGACCGTGAGCTCGCGACCGTTAGCGGCGTAACGGAGTCCGACCCCGCTGATACGGCCGGTCGTTCGTGTCGCGTACACCAGTTCAAACGCGGATGGAACAGTCGGATCGGGCACCGAGATCGAACTCTGTGCCTTCAGGTTGGCTCGGCGTCGATACCACTCCGTTTCTGGCGTGTCCGGCCGCTTGACTGACGTATCTGTGCCTATCTCGGGGCGAAACGCGTCCGCCGAGACTTGTGGGTTGATGGTTACGTTCGTGTAGGTCGTTGTTACTGATTGCTGGGTACCGTCGGTGTTCCATGCCGTCTGCTTACGCAGTGGATAGAATCGTTCGGTGTCAACCCACAGCCGTTGTCGGTAGTGAGCGTCGCTCTGATTGGTTTTGGGAGTGATATCGAGTACGTACGCGTCGTGCTTGCCAACAGTATCGGTTTCCACGAACTCAACGGTGAAACTACGGTTCGCGTCCATTTGAGGGGCAGTGCCAGAGTGTCGAGGTAAGACAGGTAACGGCGACACGCCGATAGATTGTGGCCGACCCATGTCGTCAGTCAACCCTGCGGCCGCGACGAGCTGTTGGATTCTGACAGCCATTTGGGAATCAGCCGGTGGACCCGTCAACTCGATTTCGGTCACAGCGTTTTGGTCAGTATCGTGGAGCCAGAGCGTCGACCCGTTCGAAACTTGCAGGTCGTACTGTCGATTCGACGTGTTCCGAAAGCGGATCCGTTTCCGGTCAGTACCGGGGACGAGCATGACAGTAGCGACGTTTCGAGATGCGATGGAACCATTAGTTCGCATCGTTACTGTCTGCGTTCCGGTGAGCGCGTTGATGGATCGGTAGCGCTCAGTCACATTGGCGTCAATCGAGGGGGTCGGGTCCTCCGTCGTACCCCCCGTTGCCCAGAAGATTGCTGGAAGCGTGACGCCAAGGAGCAACAGTACGACGAGTATGTGTCGGTTGAATCGGAATATTGGATGTGTCATATTTATAGTATTGTGAGTAGACGTTTAATTATGTATGGATAACCGGTAGAGAGATACGTCCGGATGTTCAGCATCTGGTTTCTCATGGCCACGTCATCATCAATAACATTGTGATACAGCTATTGGATTCAACGACGGACGCTTTCCGATAAAGCGGATCGTGAGGTTCTTCGAACGACTGCTGTACTGTGCGTAGGAACCGTGCCGAGACTCTCAAAAGAGGGCGATCGATATCTTTCCACAACGGAAAAAGGATTTCACACGATGACCCTTTTAAAGAACTGAATCAGGGTTCGCCTTTGTTAGTATCGCCAATTCCACGAACTGATGGCCAGTACGTGTCCGAACCACGTCCACTACAACACATCCTACAAGCATATAGCCGGCATCAAAACACGACCGATGACGGGATACTCAATTCTTTCTCGTCGGAGACCGAAAACGATGCAGAACCGGACGACTGCGGCTGCGACGGCCGCAGTGGCTTTCCGTACCCGATTGATGATTACTCCCCGGTTTAGCGATCATCGACGAGACTACGCTTTTCCTTCAGTAGTCCGTTCTTACAGCATATGGGCGATACGTGTACGTACTGTGAGAGTGATGTGAATGCGCATGAGCCCGTTTTTGTCGACGAGGAACGAGGGGGAGAACGAACCACTGTCGGACAGTTCTGTAATTATGCGTGTTTGGCCCGGTACATCGAGGAGAACGAACTCGAAACTGGCACCTGCTGTCGACTTGATTTCACCTAGCCACAGATGTTGTATCTTGGTTCAGTGACCGACGATACCTCTATGTATCAATCACCCTGCTTATCTGGGTGCAAATGCAGACTGTACTAACACGAGTTCGTTAATTTTATTTCACAATTTCATATAGTGGCCAAAACCTATCTAATGCTTCCGCTGGTAGCTTTCGTTCCACCCATGACCGACCAACCCCGCACCAGCCGACGCACCGCACTCAAGCTCACGGGCAGTGCCCTCACAACGACAGCTCTTGCTGGCTGTACTGGCAGTTTACCCGGCAGTGATGATGGCAAACAAGAGGGCGGTTCGAAGAATAAGAAAAAAGGAAAGGAGATCCGCTTAGGGGCGGAGCAAAGTGGTTGGAAAGGCCGTGCCCCAAAGTCCATCAAAGGCAAGAAAAACCCGACGCTGACGCTCAAACCCGGGCAGAAGTACACGCTCACGTGGGAGAATCTGGACGGCAAAGAACACGAACTCTACATCGTCAACAAAGAGGACAAACCGGTCGTCAAAAGCGAAGATGCCGAAGAGAAAGGAAAAACGGTGAGTACGACCTTCACCGCCTCGAAAAAGATGACCCAATACTACTGCGAATACCACCCCCAATCGATGCGTGGGGACATAAAACTCCAGCAAAAATAAATATCGATTGTCGATCACCAACCCTAAACTACCGTTTTCGTCCCTTTTATAGTCGCTTTCTACGGCCCTGCAACAACGAGATTCCGCTTGCACTCACATGGGACGTATGCGAGTAGCGCGAATAGGTACATTCAACTCGACCGGTCGCTCGTTAGACGGACACCTTCGACACGAAACGGTACTGCGAACGATTCAGATCGCAGAATAGGTAGGCGGTTCGTGAGGACTGGGATAAACGACCTGCGCGTTACCAACAGGTAAAGGCCGTCAAACACACACTGAGAGTACAGTTTCGGCGACTACAGATGACCTTT
The window above is part of the Haladaptatus caseinilyticus genome. Proteins encoded here:
- a CDS encoding LolA family protein, whose protein sequence is MTHPIFRFNRHILVVLLLLGVTLPAIFWATGGTTEDPTPSIDANVTERYRSINALTGTQTVTMRTNGSIASRNVATVMLVPGTDRKRIRFRNTSNRQYDLQVSNGSTLWLHDTDQNAVTEIELTGPPADSQMAVRIQQLVAAAGLTDDMGRPQSIGVSPLPVLPRHSGTAPQMDANRSFTVEFVETDTVGKHDAYVLDITPKTNQSDAHYRQRLWVDTERFYPLRKQTAWNTDGTQQSVTTTYTNVTINPQVSADAFRPEIGTDTSVKRPDTPETEWYRRRANLKAQSSISVPDPTVPSAFELVYATRTTGRISGVGLRYAANGRELTVAKFNYTLNIDPDEQDVTLNGQPATFDYGPTTSLSWNCNGYGYTVRGTGVKTDRMIEVGQSVGCPA
- a CDS encoding flavin-containing monooxygenase, which codes for MVTGYYLKKKAIDFVILDAGTRIGDAWRNRWDSLRLFTPARYSGLPGMSFPGPPDAFPTKDEMADYLEAYAKRFELPVELGVRVDHLTKEEGRFVVEAGERHFLADNVVVAMATHQVPLVPDFAKELNSDIIQLHSSEYRNPSQLQDGGVLVVGAGNSGAEIALEAVNDHSTWLSGRDVGHVPFHIDSFVGRHFGVPFVLRFLFHRVLTMDTPIGRKVRPKFLSQGTILVRTKPEDLVAAGIERVPRTVGVRDGLPLIGDDHVLEVENIIWSTGYRPDFSWIDLSIFEGDDPMEPNHYRGIVADEPGLYFVGLLFLYAASSEILCGVGRDAKHVVEHLSSRSDGDSVVVQSKSGMAGSS
- a CDS encoding DUF7521 family protein gives rise to the protein MAPMAAVVDWIIIALAIGSTLVGGYVGYQAYRGYRRHDSRTMQALSIGLFFLTAVAFSIAFVGSLLLREGYLALQYQQLLTLITRLFQFLGVLLIAYSLHSRG
- a CDS encoding cupredoxin domain-containing protein, with product MTDQPRTSRRTALKLTGSALTTTALAGCTGSLPGSDDGKQEGGSKNKKKGKEIRLGAEQSGWKGRAPKSIKGKKNPTLTLKPGQKYTLTWENLDGKEHELYIVNKEDKPVVKSEDAEEKGKTVSTTFTASKKMTQYYCEYHPQSMRGDIKLQQK
- a CDS encoding ArsR/SmtB family transcription factor translates to MSEDPALGKLLDVLSDEYARDILAATSIKPMSAQQLADECEMSPPTVYRRVDRLQAFGLLEEQTKIRTDNNHYSVYTATLSEVCLELDTGSFEAVVTRTDESFPGERESDTADRFKKMWEDL